Proteins encoded by one window of Primulina huaijiensis isolate GDHJ02 unplaced genomic scaffold, ASM1229523v2 scaffold25777, whole genome shotgun sequence:
- the LOC140967649 gene encoding uncharacterized protein has product MGHTAQKCPLSSDKGKVQRRIFMMTKEGANPDSLVISGNILISGKEALIWIDTGATHSFMSEVFMHSLSREPTVMPLHFNIMLPSVDEICATRILKACPVHMDMRLLYADFFVIPIVACDVILGMDWLSAYLAVIDCVGKTVKFLIDDHKNNEIVGLGSSLSTPIISCLQAIKFLNKGCTNFLALVSDVNRDSNVQLQNINVVQEYHDVFADDVPGFTS; this is encoded by the coding sequence ATGGGGCATACAGCACAGAAGTGTCCTCTCTCCTCTGATAAAGGAAAAGTTCAACGCAGAATCTTTATGATGACAAAAGAAGGAGCCAATCCTGATTCTTTAGTCATATCAGGTAATATTCTAATATCTGGCAAGGAAGCACTTATAtggattgatactggtgcaacTCATTCCTTTATGTCTGAAGTATTTATGCACTCTTTATCTCGCGAGCCTACTGTCATGCCTTTACATTTCAATATTATGTTGCCCTCTGTTGATGAGATTTGTGCTACTAGGATCCTTAAAGCATGTCCGGTACACATGGATATGAGATTGTTGTATGCTGATTTTTTTGTGATTCCGATAGTTGCCTGTgatgttatattgggtatggattggttatctgctTATCTTGCAGTAATTGATTGTGTGGGAAAGACTGTGAAGTTTTTAATTGATGACCAtaagaataatgaaattgttggTTTAGGCTCATCGTTAAGTACTCCCATTATTTCTTGCTTGCAAGctattaaatttttgaataagGGATGTACTAATTTTCTGGCTTTAGTATCGGATGTGAATAGGGACAGTAATGTgcaattacaaaatattaatgtGGTTCAGGAGTATCATGATgtatttgctgatgatgtgcctggttTTACCTCTTGA